One region of Miscanthus floridulus cultivar M001 chromosome 19, ASM1932011v1, whole genome shotgun sequence genomic DNA includes:
- the LOC136526764 gene encoding uncharacterized protein, with product MPRRGKARIPSYGRQRANPYDLKPLPEGVPRPMCFCGDPCKVDISEDEETYRQRYWMCPNYAWEPTKQQRRASFTVPPLCDFEQWIDTEIKESDKQRLEGLKEWDAEVKERFEQRRRLEAIEKEHKEEEERRRVAAYRAEREKKIERVRRAKAAMEENPDAERKGKWPRCTQ from the exons atgccaaggcgtggtaaagctcgtattccaag ctatggtcgtcagagggcaaatccctacgacctaaagcctctccctgaaggtgttcctcgaccaatgtgcttttgtggtgatccttgcaaggtagacatctctgaagatgaggaaacatataggcagaggtactggatgtgtcccaattatgcatgggaacctacaaagcaacaacgccgtgcatcgttt accgttccaccactgtgtgactttgagcagtggattgacactgagatcaaggagtcggacaagcagcgtctagaaggcctgaaggagtgggatgcggaggttaaggagaggtttgagcagagacgcagactggaggctatagaaaaggagcataaggaagaggaggaaaggaggcgtgttgctgcgtacagggcggagagggagaagaagattgagcgtgtgcgccgagcgaaggcagcgatggaggagaatcccgatgccgagaggaagggaaagtggcctcgttgcactcagtag